From a single Sediminibacterium sp. KACHI17 genomic region:
- a CDS encoding ABC transporter ATP-binding protein, with protein MLIELSDAGKKFNREWIFRTINYRFESGKKYALTGPNGSGKSTLLQVLAGSMTLSQGDIKWVMNQQNLDPDHVFKHLSIAAPYLELIEEMTAVEFLDFHRSFKPLLNNISITDILETIGLEKAAHKQIRYFSSGMKQRIKLAQAIFSDCSLLLLDEPCTNLDEHGYALYHHLIDTYAKEKTIIVSSNDVNEYGFCTNKIYVPDHK; from the coding sequence ATGCTAATCGAACTCTCGGATGCTGGAAAAAAATTCAACCGGGAATGGATATTTCGTACCATCAATTACCGTTTTGAATCCGGTAAGAAATATGCACTGACAGGCCCGAATGGTAGCGGTAAAAGCACCTTATTACAAGTATTGGCCGGAAGCATGACCCTCAGTCAAGGTGATATCAAATGGGTGATGAATCAACAAAACCTTGATCCAGACCATGTTTTCAAACATCTTTCAATTGCAGCCCCTTATCTCGAACTGATTGAGGAAATGACAGCAGTTGAATTCTTAGATTTCCATCGTTCTTTCAAACCCTTACTGAACAATATTTCAATTACGGATATACTGGAGACGATCGGATTGGAAAAAGCCGCTCATAAACAAATTCGTTACTTCAGTAGTGGCATGAAACAAAGAATAAAATTGGCACAAGCAATTTTCAGCGACTGCTCTTTGTTACTATTAGATGAACCTTGTACCAACCTAGATGAGCATGGATATGCTTTATACCATCATCTGATCGATACCTATGCCAAAGAAAAAACCATTATCGTCAGCAGTAATGATGTAAATGAGTACGGATTCTGTACGAATAAGATCTACGTACCCGATCATAAATAA
- a CDS encoding ATP-binding protein: MNIPPIQQHDFTILLVDDRPENLLSLEEILVKPGRQFLKANSGNEALKQVLKHDHIGLIMLDVQMPEMDGFEVARILKSNPRTKDISIIFVTALSREEQYVLKGFAEGAVDYLQKPLDINVVRAKVNVFEQLYFNQYRLKTALTELDRINKQLEKFVYIVSHDLKSPLSSVIMMLELIKNDTYIKSNAEISEHVDMVYQASGRLSEMIMALLEYSTTSLSQQTVEDVNTHLMVEELAALLFPPKHIQIQILQTLPEFRTRRVKLEQVFQNLISNAIKYNDKAKGLIEIGYTDRDTHYEFFVKDNGPGIAEEDRSRIFRLFEITDNTSTRDSSTGIGLNLLKIIVEEQGGKIWVDSKKGEGSTFFFQWMK, encoded by the coding sequence ATGAATATCCCTCCTATACAACAACATGATTTCACGATACTATTAGTAGATGACAGACCTGAAAATCTGTTATCATTGGAAGAGATATTGGTAAAGCCCGGTCGTCAATTTCTAAAAGCTAATTCCGGGAATGAGGCTTTGAAACAAGTATTGAAACATGATCATATCGGATTGATCATGCTGGATGTACAAATGCCGGAAATGGATGGTTTTGAAGTAGCAAGAATCTTAAAATCAAATCCCCGTACCAAAGATATTTCTATCATTTTTGTTACTGCATTAAGCCGTGAAGAGCAATATGTTTTAAAAGGTTTTGCAGAAGGTGCAGTCGATTATCTGCAGAAACCACTTGATATTAATGTAGTTCGTGCAAAAGTGAATGTATTCGAACAGTTGTATTTCAATCAGTATAGACTTAAAACGGCTCTTACAGAATTAGATAGAATCAATAAGCAGTTAGAGAAGTTTGTGTATATCGTATCACATGATCTGAAATCTCCTTTGTCATCTGTTATCATGATGCTCGAACTCATTAAAAATGATACATACATTAAATCAAATGCAGAGATCAGTGAACATGTAGACATGGTGTATCAGGCTTCAGGAAGACTATCCGAAATGATCATGGCTTTATTGGAGTATTCAACCACCAGTTTGTCGCAACAAACAGTAGAAGATGTGAATACGCATTTGATGGTAGAAGAATTAGCTGCTCTTTTGTTTCCTCCGAAACATATCCAAATACAGATTCTTCAAACACTGCCAGAGTTCCGGACAAGAAGGGTGAAATTGGAGCAGGTGTTTCAAAATTTAATAAGCAATGCTATCAAATACAATGATAAGGCTAAGGGACTGATAGAGATCGGGTACACAGATAGAGATACGCACTATGAATTTTTTGTAAAAGACAATGGTCCCGGTATAGCAGAAGAAGATCGTTCTCGTATATTCCGCTTATTTGAGATCACCGATAATACATCTACTCGTGATAGCAGTACCGGTATTGGACTGAACCTGCTGAAAATTATAGTCGAAGAGCAAGGAGGGAAAATTTGGGTAGACTCTAAAAAAGGGGAGGGCAGTACTTTCTTCTTTCAATGGATGAAATAA
- a CDS encoding chemotaxis protein CheB, translating into MESIPKYDIIVMGGSAGSIPVCISLLKALSNNKHIPVVLIIHRMRNVVSQLDKLLTREVGSIKVTEPEDKQLIAKGRVYLAPQNYHLLFEEDDSFSLDYSDPVHYSRPSIDVSFESAGRAYGNRVLAILLSGANADGSYGISYLSDIGADCIVQDPNSAQYPTMPSSAIALGKNIRIMNEAEMVAFLQEL; encoded by the coding sequence ATGGAGTCAATACCGAAATATGATATCATTGTGATGGGTGGCTCTGCAGGAAGTATTCCTGTTTGTATCTCTCTGCTCAAAGCCTTGTCCAATAATAAACATATCCCCGTAGTATTGATCATTCATCGAATGCGCAATGTTGTTAGTCAACTTGATAAGTTATTAACCCGTGAAGTAGGTTCAATCAAAGTTACAGAGCCGGAGGATAAGCAGCTTATCGCAAAAGGAAGGGTATATCTTGCTCCACAGAATTATCATTTACTTTTTGAGGAAGATGACAGCTTCAGTTTGGATTACTCCGATCCTGTTCATTATAGTAGGCCATCTATTGATGTAAGTTTTGAGAGTGCCGGACGAGCATATGGCAATCGTGTATTGGCCATTTTATTAAGTGGAGCAAATGCTGATGGTTCTTATGGCATATCATATTTATCAGATATTGGAGCCGACTGTATAGTACAGGATCCCAATTCAGCACAGTATCCAACTATGCCTTCGTCTGCTATCGCTTTGGGAAAAAATATTCGTATCATGAATGAAGCGGAGATGGTGGCATTCTTACAGGAATTATAA
- a CDS encoding protein-glutamate O-methyltransferase CheR, giving the protein MNNVIGLNPKPELSSQSFEQLLHLLHHVYGYDFSGYSKASLLRRIYKFMDAHEVSEGQQLIQLLAGDTSLFHSFLETITVNVTEMFRDPGFYKSIREKVLPVLATYPQINIWHAGCSTGEEVFSLCILLHEAGLLHRTRIYATDINASYLEKARTGVLPMAHMREYTLNYHQSGCAGDFSDYYTALYDHVLIHKEVRDRVVFLQHNLVTDRSFNEFQLILCRNVMIYFNKQLQNKVLKLFHESLSSLGFIGLGMKESLLFSEYRSKYSVVDGGAKIFRKKS; this is encoded by the coding sequence ATGAATAATGTGATCGGACTAAATCCTAAACCGGAACTCAGTTCTCAGTCTTTTGAGCAATTGCTTCATTTGTTACATCATGTATATGGCTATGATTTTTCAGGCTATTCAAAAGCCTCTTTATTACGCCGTATTTATAAATTCATGGATGCACATGAAGTAAGTGAAGGGCAGCAACTGATACAGCTTTTAGCAGGAGACACATCCTTATTCCATTCATTTCTGGAAACCATCACGGTCAACGTAACAGAAATGTTCAGGGATCCGGGCTTTTATAAATCGATTCGTGAAAAAGTGTTACCTGTACTTGCTACCTATCCGCAGATCAATATCTGGCATGCCGGATGCTCAACAGGTGAAGAAGTTTTTTCATTGTGTATTTTGCTGCATGAAGCCGGTCTGTTACATCGAACGCGTATTTATGCAACGGATATCAATGCTTCTTATCTTGAAAAAGCGAGAACGGGTGTGTTGCCTATGGCGCATATGCGGGAGTACACACTGAACTATCACCAGTCGGGATGCGCAGGTGATTTTTCGGATTATTATACCGCTTTGTATGATCATGTATTGATTCATAAGGAAGTCAGAGATCGGGTGGTGTTTCTTCAGCATAATCTGGTAACTGACCGGTCATTCAATGAGTTTCAACTGATCCTTTGTCGAAATGTAATGATCTATTTCAATAAACAATTACAGAATAAGGTGTTGAAATTGTTTCATGAGAGTTTATCATCATTGGGATTTATTGGCTTGGGTATGAAAGAGAGCTTGTTGTTTTCCGAATATAGATCCAAGTATTCAGTTGTTGATGGTGGCGCGAAGATTTTCAGAAAAAAAAGCTAA